In Rattus rattus isolate New Zealand chromosome 3, Rrattus_CSIRO_v1, whole genome shotgun sequence, one genomic interval encodes:
- the LOC116895891 gene encoding heat shock 70 kDa protein 4L-like — MRKAHRQCDGSQSLHPASSLKLRDLIAARPMEESPGISADVIMLGKCMCLYQFLQQCYISAYRVDHPGDSDLSRLHRQPVRLLQPLVLVEVLFLLFKQVLATTFDPYLGGRNFDEALVDYFCDEFKAKYKINVKENSRALLRLYQECEKLKKLMSANASDLPLNIECFMNDLDVSSKMNRAQFEQLCASLLARVEPPLKAVMDQANLQREDINSIEIVGGATRIPAVKEQVTRFFLKDISTTLNADEAVARGCALQCAILSPAFKVREFSITDLVPYSVTLSWKTSFEEGTGECEVFSKNHPAPFSKVITFHKKEPFELEAFYTNLHEVPYPDPRIGNFTIQNVFPQSDGDSSKVKVKVRINIHGIFSVASASVIEKQNLEGDHNDAPMETEASKNEGKEDVDKMQVDQEEGGHQKCHAEHTPEEEIDHTGAKAKAPPSDKQDRINQTIKKGKIKSIDLPIQSSLYRQLTQDLLNSYIENEGKMIMQDKLEKERNDAKNAVEEYVYDFRDKLGTVYEKFITPEDMNKLSAMLEDTENWLYEEGEDQPKQVYVDKLQELKKYGQPIQMKYVEHEERPKALNDLGKKIQLVLKVIEAHRNKNGSETSPDPPKGSSQHTDSGEMEVD, encoded by the exons ATGCGTAAAGCCCACAGGCAGTGTGATGGCTCTCAGAGTCTGCATCCTGCATCCTCTCTCAAGCTGAGAGATTTGATAGCTGCTAGGCCTATGGAGGAGAGTCCTGGGATTTCTGCAGATGTGATAATGCTTGGAAAATGTATGTGCCTCTATCAGTTTCTGCAGCAGTGTTATATCTCTGCTTACAG GGTTGATCATCCTGGAGATTCTGACTTATCTCGACTCCACAGACAGCCAGTCCGGCTGCTGCAGCCTCTAGTCCTGGTGGAAGTA ttatttctcttatttaaacAGGTGTTGGCTACTACCTTTGACCCATATTTGGGTGGAAGGAACTTTGATGAGGCTTTAGTAGACTACTTCTGtgatgaattcaaggccaaatATAAGATAAATGTCAAAGAGAACTCTCGGGCCTTGTTGCGGCTGTATCAGGAATGTGAAAAACTAAAGAAGCTGATGAGTGCAAATGCGTCAGATCTTCCCCTAAACATCGAGTGTTTCATGAATGACCTTGATGTTTCTAGTAAGATGAACAG GGCTCAATTTGAACAGTTGTGTGCTTCCCTGTTGGCCAGGGTTGAACCACctttaaaagcagtaatggatcAAGCTA ATTTACAACGTGAAGACATAAACAGCATAGAAATCGTAGGAGGAGCTACTCGGATTCCTGCAGTCAAGGAGCAAGTCACTAGGTTCTTCCTGAAAGACATCAGTACCACCCTAAATGCTGATGAAGCCGTCGCCCGAGGATGTGCACTGCAG TGTGCGATTCTCTCACCAGCATTTAAAGTGCGTGAATTTTCCATAACAGACCTTGTTCCCTACTCAGTCACATTAAGTTGGAAGACTTCTTTTGAAGAAGGGACTGG GGAATGTGAAGTCTTCTCTAAGAACCACCCAGCTCCATTCTCAAAAGTCATAACTTTCCACAAGAAGGAACCATTTGAACTAGAAGCATTTTATACTAATTTGCATGAAGTGCCTTATCCTGATCCAAGAATTG GAAACTTCACTATTCAGAATGTTTTCCCACAGTCTGATGGTGACAGTTCTAAAGTAAAGGTTAAAGTTCGTATTAACATCCATGGAATCTTCAGTGTGGCCAGTGCATCAGTAATTGAGAAGCAGAATCTGGAAGGTGATCATAACGATGCCCCCATGGAAACAGAAGCTTCTAAGAACGAAGGCAAAGAGGATGTG GACAAAATGCAGGTTGACCAAGAAGAAGGAGGTCATCAGAAATGTCATGCTGAACATACCCCAGAAGAAGAGATTGACCACACTGGGGCCAAGGCAAAG GCACCTCCTTCAGACAAGCAAGATCGCATAAATCAAACTattaaaaaagggaaaatcaAGAGTATTGATCTACCTATCCAGAGTAGCCTGTACAGACAACTGACTCAAGATCTTCTCAATAGCTACATTGAAAATGAG GGGAAGATGATAATGCAGGataaattagagaaagaaagaaatgatgctAAAAATGCTGTTGAAGAATACGTCTATGATTTCAGAGACAAATTGGGCACTGTCTACGAAAAGTTCATCACTCCAGAA GACATGAATAAGCTGTCTGCAATgttagaagacacagaaaattggCTTTATGAAGAAGGAGAGGACCAACCTAAACAAGTTTATGTGGATAAGCTTCAGGAGTTAAAG AAATATGGCCAGCCCATTCAAATGAAGTACGTGGAGCATGAAGAGAGACCAAAAGCTTTAAATGACTTGGGGAAAAAGATCCAGCTTGTCCTGAAAGTGATAGAAGCACACAGAAACAAG